The Lacticaseibacillus pabuli region CAGCGTTGACATAAAGATAATGAGAACCAGTCGGATGAAGATATAGGCCCCATTAATCAAACCAGCTGAGCTCACTGAAAGCCAGCCCCACGCCCAGTAAACATGGCCACCGGTAGTGAAGAACACTTGCAGCAGGACGGTGAAGATAATCAAAAACAGCACGGGCATCAGACCGCGCAAGAAGAAGCGCAGCGAGACTTTCGCGAGTGGGATGATGGCCAGTGTCACGGCCGAAATCAACAAGTAACTCTGCCAGTTGTTTGCCAAAAAGACAATGGCAATGTAGTAAAAAGTTGCCAGTAACTTTGTTCGTGGGTCCAGACGGTGTATGAATGAGTCGCCAGGAATGTAGCGGCCAAGAATCATCTTATTCATGGGTACCACCGCCTAACTGCTGGCGCAATGCGTCGACCAGCTCGTTTTCCCGAATCGGCAGCCGCGCGAACTTGAAACCACGCGCTTGCAGCTTACGGGCAAATGCTGTTGTCTGCGGCAAACCCAGCTGGTGTCCTAACAGCCACTCAGCGTCCTGAAACAGGTCACGCGGCGTGCCACTCCGGACGAGCTTGCCATGATCCATCACGAGGACGGAATCCGCAAAATCGGCCACGTCGTCCATCTGGTGCGTCACCAGCACGATGGTTTGACCTTGTGCGTGCAGGTCGGCAAACAACTGCATCATCTCGTGACGTCCCAATGGGTCCAGGCCGGCGGTTGGCTCATCCAGAACCAAGACGTGCGGCTGCATCGCCAGTACACCAGCAATCGCAACCCGCCGCATCTGACCACCTGACAAATCAAAGGGTGACTTGTCGAGGACGTCGTCAGGCAGTCCCACCTTCTTCACCGCATCCGCAGCGAATTGCATGGCTTCGTCTCGTGCCA contains the following coding sequences:
- a CDS encoding energy-coupling factor ABC transporter ATP-binding protein, producing MDIVFDHVSYTYQAGTPMASLGLDDVSFTIRGGEYTAIIGHTGSGKSTLLQHLNALLKPTQGTVRIGDREITSSTSNKHLKPLRQQVGMVFQFAESQLFESTVQRDVAFGPQNFGMARDEAMQFAADAVKKVGLPDDVLDKSPFDLSGGQMRRVAIAGVLAMQPHVLVLDEPTAGLDPLGRHEMMQLFADLHAQGQTIVLVTHQMDDVADFADSVLVMDHGKLVRSGTPRDLFQDAEWLLGHQLGLPQTTAFARKLQARGFKFARLPIRENELVDALRQQLGGGTHE